The genomic interval ACATGATCCGGGTTGCAACCATGCCATAAAAGATGGCATTGTAGAATTGATTACCCCTTTGAATTAACGCCACTTTTTTTTGAAATACTTAAATATACTTATTGTCAGGAGAGGTTCTTGCAAAAAACCGTTTGGTCACTTATGAGATGCTTCGGTTGCTTCTTTCCCTCAGAATGACAGGCAGGGGATATTTGCAAGAGGCTCTTTTGGCAATGAGATAGCTCTCTGACCCACCTGTTTTTCCACCTGCTTCAAATCTGGATTTTCCGGGATGAATGATTAATCTATCAAAAAATTCCTGCTGCGGCAGAAAGGCGGTTTTCCATGGCGAGACTTAATCCGGGCGATGCGGCCCCAAGGTTCCAATTGCCCGACCAACATGACCAGACGGTCAGCCTGGCGGATTTTCACGGCCGGAAGCTCCTGGTCTACTTTTACCCCAAGGCCGGCACTCCGGGGTGCACCCGGCAAGCGTGCAGTATCCGGGATGCCCGGGAGGCATTGGCCGGCCTGGGTCTGGCCGTGGTGGGCATCAGCCCCGATCAGCCGGCCAAACAGAAAAAGTTCGACGACAAGTACGGGCTGGCCTTTCCGCTCCTGGCGGACCCGGACCATCGGGTGGCCGAGGCCTACGGCGTCTGGGGCGAAAAGACCATGTACGGCAAAAAATCTATGGGTATTATCCGCTCGTCGTTTTTGATCAACGCGGAAGGCAAGATTGTGCAGGCCTGGTACGGGGTTAAGCCGGAGGACACAGTTCCCAAGGCCCAAAAGGCCCTGGCGGGTA from Desulfobaccales bacterium carries:
- the bcp gene encoding thioredoxin-dependent thiol peroxidase, producing MARLNPGDAAPRFQLPDQHDQTVSLADFHGRKLLVYFYPKAGTPGCTRQACSIRDAREALAGLGLAVVGISPDQPAKQKKFDDKYGLAFPLLADPDHRVAEAYGVWGEKTMYGKKSMGIIRSSFLINAEGKIVQAWYGVKPEDTVPKAQKALAGK